A window from Neodiprion fabricii isolate iyNeoFabr1 chromosome 2, iyNeoFabr1.1, whole genome shotgun sequence encodes these proteins:
- the LOC124176514 gene encoding heat shock factor-binding protein 1, which translates to MADVKQEQKTEDDENYAVGNNTEPKNMQELTEYVQALLQRMQNKFQTMSDQIIGRIDEMGNRIDDLEKNIADLMTQAGVEGPDK; encoded by the exons ATGGCTGACGTCAAGCAGGAGCAAAAAACCGAAGACGACGAGAATTACGCTGTCGGTAATAACACTGAGCCAAAAAACATGCAGGAACTCACCGAATAT GTACAGGCGCTGCTTCAGCGAATGCAGAACAAATTTCAGACCATGTCAGATCAGATCATCGGAAGAA TAGATGAAATGGGAAACAGGATAGACGATCTCGAGAAGAATATCGCTGATCTAATGACCCAGGCTGGTGTCGAGGGTCCGGACAAGTGA
- the LOC124175620 gene encoding uncharacterized protein LOC124175620: SYVQIFSNQSVNRQSLALAEPRDNTDFKPPNGNLHTSTYRRLGPESEEIGLSETHKKLEEINLKDDYITVYPHRSTLNMFSFSLTAEYEMVNKPLRYREMNSACFSDDERKDVLESSMCKLYPYNYGCTDYRTTSQIEYRLHFPMKPRPDPPEDKPWLFYRRTLSYADEGLTERNCNEMFYDQGMEMHNKIAIMKMERYRSYDPIIGKFTEPCKLALHKAKF; encoded by the exons TCGTATGTACagattttttcgaatcaatctGTGAACAGGCAATCACTAGCACTTGCAGAACCACGAGATAACACGGATTTTAAGCCACCTAATGGAAATTTGCATACATCCACATATCGGCGACTGGGTCCGGAGAGTGAAGAAATTGGATTATCAGAGACCCATAAAAAACTGGAAgagataaatttgaaagatgATTATATTACCGTTTATCCACACAGAAGTACTTTGAACATGTTCTCCTTCAGTTTAACAGCTGAGTATGAAATGGTT AATAAACCACTGAGGTATCGAGAAATGAATTCTGCCTGTTTCAGTGATGATGAACGAAAGGATGTGCTGGAATCATCTATGTGTAAACTATATCCATACAATTACGGCTGTACAGATTATCGAACCACATCACAGATTGAGTATCGCCTTCATTTTCCTATGAAGCCAAGGCCAGATCCACCCGAAGATAAGCCGTGGCTTTTTTACAGACGTACACTGTCCTATGCAGATGAAGGTCTTACTGAgcgtaattgtaatgaaatgtTTTACGATCAGGGAATGGAAATGCATAACAAAATTGCCATTATGAAAATGGAACGTTATCGGTCGTACGATCCCattattggaaaatttacAGAACCTTGTAAACTTGCACTACATAAAGCTAAATTTTGA
- the LOC124176509 gene encoding phospholipase A2 group XV-like, which yields MRFRSIIFIVLFSCCIQGEAGWQKKTKERSPVILIPGDGGSQVEAKLNKSSTIHYACEKTSNDYFNIWLNLELLVPYAIGCWIDNMVLNYDNVTRTTYNQPGVDIRIPGWGDPFVVEYLDPSKAFPGSYFRDIGNMLVDNMGYIRNVSLRGAPYDFRKAPNENQDFFVKLKTLVEETYIMNNNQPVTLLAHSMGCPMTLLFLQQQSQKWKNKYIESMITLAGVWGGSVKAVKVFAIGDNLGTYFLRESVLREEQITNPSLGWLLPSKLFWKETEVLVQTATKNYTLADLQQYLIDINVPNGWEFRKDTEKYQLQFTAPGVTVHCLHGSKVGTVEKLSYGDLSDYPKLVLGDGDGTVNSRSLEGCLHWQDKQKQKIYHKEFPKVDHMQILKNVDILNYISNVLKV from the exons ATGCGCTTCAGATCGATAATATTCATCGTTTTGTTCTCTTGCTGCATCCAAGGGGAAGCAGGATGGCagaaaaaaaccaaagaaaGATCACCGGTGATACTGA ttcCGGGAGATGGCGGAAGCCAGGTCGAAGCAAAGCTCAACAAGTCAAGCACAATTCATTATGCTTGTGAGAAAACATCGAAcgattatttcaatatttggcTCAATTTAGAACTCCTGGTGCCATATGCGATAGGATGCTGG ATCGACAACATGGTCCTGAACTATGATAATGTTACAAGAACCACATATAATCAGCCAGGAGTTGATATTCGAATACCTGGCTGGGGCGATCCATTTGTCGTCGAATATCTGGATCCCAGCAAAGCATTTCCTGGCTCGTATTTCAGGGACATTGGAAATATGCTGGTCGACAATATGGGGTATATTAGAAACGTTTCATTACGCGGAGCACCCTACGATTTTAGAAAAGCACCCA ACGAGAATCAAGACTTTTTTGTTAAACTAAAAACTCTCGTGGAAGAAACTTATATAATGAACAATAATCAGCCTGTAACGCTACTCGCTCATAGCATGGGTTGTCCAATGACCTTACTATTCCTACAGCAACAGAGTCAGAAGTGGAAAAACAAGTACATCGAATCTATGATTACTTTGGCAGGCGTATGGGGTGGATCGGTCAAAGCTGTCAAAGTTTTTGCAATCG GTGACAATTTGGGTACCTATTTTCTGCGTGAAAGCGTACTGAGAGAAGAACAAATCACAAACCCTAGTCTAGGATGGTTACTACCTTCAAAATTGTTCTGGAAAGAGACGGAGGTTTTGGTTCAAACAGCTACTAAAAATTACACTCTTGCCGATTTACAGCAATATCTAAT AGACATAAATGTACCAAATGGCTGGGAGTTTCGTAAAGATACCGAAAAGTATCAGCTCCAGTTCACAGCACCTGGAGTAACGGTTCATTGCTTGCATGGATCAAAAGTGGGAACAGTCGAAAA ACTATCGTACGGAGATCTAAGTGATTACCCTAAGCTTGTTTTGGGAGATGGCGATGGGACAGTAAATTCACGCAGCCTGGAGGGCTGTTTACATTGGCAGGATAAGcaaaagcaaaaaatatatcacaAGGAGTTCCCAAAAGTTGACCACATGcaaatactaaaaaatgttgatataTTGAACTATATATCGAATGTTCTCAAAGTTTGA